The Primulina huaijiensis isolate GDHJ02 chromosome 9, ASM1229523v2, whole genome shotgun sequence genomic interval GGACGATGAAGAAGATGATTTTGGCCATAAAAACGGCGTCAAGCGCATTAACGATCTGTATAATAAGAATCAGAAGGGTGTTGATCAAGGCCCTGCAAATAATGGGTCTTCATCCGGATTCCGAATCAAGATCCCGGGTATGGTATCAGCAGGGCCCGCCTCGTCGAAAGTGTACAGTAGATTCAACGACGTTGATGAACCATATCATAATAACCCTAACCCTAGATTTACTAATTCTGTTGCTACTGGCTACGGGACTTCTAGCATGATTCCGGGGGATGGGTTTTTTAGGAGTAGTGAATTGGGGAAAAGTGCTGCTCAGATTTCAAACGCAAAAACAGATGATGCTGCTGGTATGGGTGAGATTGTGGAGGCTATACAAGCCCTGGGAGAGGGGATCATGAGAACGGAGAAGGTAAAAATGGACATGATGCGGCAGATGGAGGAATCGAGAATGCAGATGGAGTTGAAGAGGACGGAAATGATACTCGAATCACAACAGAGGATCGTGGAGGCATTTGCTAGGACAATTTCCGAGAGACGTGCCAAAAAGGCGAGAAAATTGTCCTCTCCTCAGCATCACGAAAGTTGAGTAGGAGCTGGATTATGAGTAGTTTGGAAGATAGTGATCTCTTTTGTGCTCAACATCCGAGTGCAGCTGCTATTGGTACTAAAAATGGAGTTGTTGTTAAGACTTTGAGCTGCTTATTTGTTAGGGATTGCTATTTTTCTGTGAACTTGTTGAGCAAAGAGTGTCAAACATGTAGGTAACTTGGAAGttcaattttctttctttaattttgatTGGGAATATGATGGCTTGTTCTTAAGTTGATTTACTTGAACTTGCACTGCGTCCAAAAGCTATCTTCTCATTTGAATGTTTACATTAGAGCTTGTCATTCTTGAATATGTGAACTTAACCGAATGTTGGAGACTTCAGCTCTCACGAGTATGGAAAGTCACCGCCCGGTTTTTAAGCGTGATATCACCTACATCTCTGTTGGAGTGAAAGAGGTGGATATCATATATCTTTTGCTGAAAATCAACTTAAAGATCCAGAAATCAATGGGATACCGCATTCTCATGTATGCGTACAATCTAGTAAACCCAAAGTGATAAAAGGAAAAAGATTATTTGTTCTGTACGATAAGCTTGGTTCACATCACAAGTTTTCAGAATGGAGAACCACTGCGGCACTGCCTTTTCTGATCTTAAAACCTTACCAGACTAGTAAGTTTATCTTTCAACATTCTAGAATTATTCCCCGAACTAGACTATGCAGATGGATCAATCATTGCCATGATTCCTCCATAGCAGATCATGCATTTTATTCACACACTGACTTGTATTATTTTTCCTCGGTGATCAAGTTCATGTTCTGTTGCTTATTGAGGGTAAAAAAATGCCATTGTTATTCTTATATTTACATGTTCTTGAAATTGAGCTCATCAAATCTTCTGTAGATTAACTTAGCTATGGCTTATACAATACTGCATATTAATGCATCAGAGAACATAGATTTCTTAtctgcatttttttaaaatgcattaCGAATATCATCATTTGCGGTTGATCAAAATTCCAAATCTTACTCGTGCTATCTTTGTTTAATATTATCAGCACAATAGTTGAGTTCAAGCTACTCAAGGAACTCTATCTAACAATTGATCTATTaacatatattttgatatattatcaCTATCAACATTAATATTAATCATGTGTTAATCATGTGTTGAGATATGAACACTTGGATATACGAGTGAGATATCAACGTAAACGTAGCATATCATCAACCGCCGTGTAGAGTTCTATTTTGTCCTTGCTCGAATGTGCTCCGGAAATTTGTATTTGCAACTCTTAATTTTTCCGACTCTCCTATTTATTTGTCCGGCTGAGTGCgtgagttttattttatttctttaggTGAATGCCAACATGGTttgtattataaataattttttttgagtttttagtagaagataaataatacgatatatataaaaaaactaatCTTTTGGACACCTTTATGAACATCACTGAGGTGACGTCTACCTATTAAATGTACATACAGTTTCACAGTGGGTGTCCATAAGATCTAACATTTcgaatccaatttttttttttttttaaataaaggtTTCAAAgacttttactttttttttaaagtctCCTTCTGGTCAGGCTTgggtaaaattttatttaggaCGTGAGTTGGGCTCTAGATGTTGAACTTTGTGTGGAGAATTTTGGTTTTTTAGGGTTTTCGTTGGAGAATATAAGTTTAGGTGTTGAATAAATTCTCTGACGGCACGGAATCTGAAATTATTCCCCGAATTCTCCATATCAATTTGTTCCCATTAAAAAATTGGTGAAATAAAGACAAAAGCcattcaatttgaaaataacataaatttttataattattttaattgtacaAGCACTCAACGAGTGTAAAAAAAACACtagtaataataatgatgataaggctagattaaaatattacgttaaatttaatatacatTGTATGGagaaaattgttttattttaaaaataaataatgtttaGATTATATATGTAATTCGATCCTatctttgtttatatattttttttttttattaagagtGATATAGTcatctaaaaattttaatatataaataaagataaGATTGAATGGATACTAAAAAATGGACTGTAGGAGTCAAGGAGTTGGTATATATACTGTTATTGATGAAATGGACTTATCGGAAGATGGATTGGATTCCAGTTCCACCCCATGAGACTTGAGGCACAAAAAATATCTTGAGAAACCAACAAGAATACAATAAATGGTGAACATGTGATTTTGTGTGT includes:
- the LOC140985400 gene encoding uncharacterized protein, giving the protein MATIISPSSSSPRDDDNIPTATLALPSIAIAAAASTSRRLPPPCWSPEETLVLIDAYKEKWYSLNRGNLRANHWQEVADDVASHFHASPPKTSVQCRHKMEKLRKRYRAEIQRAAAHGGVRRFSSSWAHFQSMHAMEKGHNNPTPPSSDDEEDDFGHKNGVKRINDLYNKNQKGVDQGPANNGSSSGFRIKIPGMVSAGPASSKVYSRFNDVDEPYHNNPNPRFTNSVATGYGTSSMIPGDGFFRSSELGKSAAQISNAKTDDAAGMGEIVEAIQALGEGIMRTEKVKMDMMRQMEESRMQMELKRTEMILESQQRIVEAFARTISERRAKKARKLSSPQHHES